In the Desulfovibrio sp. genome, one interval contains:
- the rplJ gene encoding 50S ribosomal protein L10 produces the protein MNRSGKAAIIEAVKARADKASFAVITDFKGMTVEELTNLRVALRNAGGEYLVVKNTLARIALTDGTHDAIKDKFHDNCGVAFGFDDPVAVAKALSDFAKQSKLFELRCASLDGKAMDAAQIDALAKLPGREQLLGQLLGTMNAVPTNFVSLFANMVRGLLYALKGIEDQKANAA, from the coding sequence GTGAACAGGTCTGGAAAAGCCGCTATAATTGAAGCCGTTAAGGCCCGTGCCGACAAAGCTTCTTTTGCGGTTATCACGGACTTCAAGGGCATGACGGTGGAAGAGCTGACGAACCTGCGTGTTGCCCTGCGTAATGCAGGCGGCGAGTATCTCGTCGTTAAAAACACGCTGGCCCGAATTGCTCTGACCGACGGTACGCACGACGCTATCAAGGACAAGTTCCATGATAACTGCGGCGTGGCCTTTGGGTTCGATGACCCCGTGGCGGTGGCCAAGGCGCTCAGCGATTTCGCCAAGCAAAGCAAGCTCTTTGAGCTGCGTTGCGCCAGCCTGGACGGCAAGGCTATGGACGCCGCCCAGATTGACGCTCTGGCCAAGCTGCCCGGTAGGGAACAGCTCCTCGGCCAGTTGCTCGGCACCATGAACGCCGTGCCCACCAACTTTGTTTCGCTGTTCGCCAACATGGTGCGTGGCCTGCTTTATGCCCTCAAGGGCATCGAAGATCAGAAAGCCAACGCCGCGTAG
- a CDS encoding c-type cytochrome, giving the protein MNNRNLLYALALCCILLAFGAWILGFFHYSAPVRQSPAAQVLPNLQNAPAAELKYAPPRPQDAPESIREAVMLGFNIINDTAQYASKHVGNELACATCHLEGGTSKASISLVGAAATYPRFSANHGTSIDLAQKVQDCFARNLNATPPAHDSREMQAVLAYLQWISKDIPVYASLPWALPGKLDTSHKPDAAAGEKVYAESCAACHGDAGDGSPPLWGKGAYSDGSPLHNVDTFAVFTHRFMPPEAATLTPEQSLDVAAYVDGQPRPHFAPAQSHGDAGQKSPQGK; this is encoded by the coding sequence ATGAACAACCGTAATCTTCTGTATGCTCTCGCTCTCTGCTGTATCCTGCTCGCTTTTGGAGCCTGGATACTCGGTTTCTTCCATTACAGTGCGCCTGTGCGGCAAAGCCCGGCGGCCCAGGTGCTGCCCAACCTTCAAAACGCCCCCGCTGCAGAGCTCAAATATGCCCCTCCCCGACCGCAAGACGCGCCAGAATCCATCAGGGAGGCGGTCATGCTCGGCTTTAACATCATAAACGACACGGCCCAGTATGCATCAAAGCATGTGGGCAATGAGCTGGCCTGCGCCACCTGTCACCTGGAGGGAGGCACCAGCAAGGCGTCCATATCTCTTGTGGGCGCTGCGGCAACGTATCCGCGTTTTTCCGCCAACCACGGTACCAGCATTGATCTTGCGCAAAAGGTGCAAGACTGTTTTGCCCGCAACCTCAACGCAACCCCACCGGCCCACGACAGCCGCGAGATGCAGGCTGTGCTTGCCTACCTGCAATGGATTTCAAAAGATATCCCCGTATATGCCAGCCTGCCCTGGGCCTTGCCCGGCAAACTTGATACTTCTCACAAGCCCGATGCCGCCGCTGGCGAAAAAGTTTACGCCGAAAGCTGCGCCGCATGTCATGGTGATGCAGGCGACGGCTCTCCGCCGTTATGGGGCAAGGGAGCCTATTCCGATGGCTCGCCCCTGCACAATGTGGACACCTTTGCCGTTTTTACCCACCGCTTTATGCCGCCAGAGGCAGCCACTCTCACGCCAGAGCAGTCACTTGATGTTGCGGCCTACGTAGACGGTCAGCCCCGCCCGCACTTTGCACCAGCACAATCTCACGGCGACGCAGGACAAAAGTCGCCACAAGGAAAGTAG
- a CDS encoding formylmethanofuran dehydrogenase subunit E family protein: protein MNIGAYTFSQFNEIAEKFHGYAAPGLLVGGYMVELAKGLLPEETLFEAVVETGKCLPDAVQLLTLCSTGNRRLHIRDLGLYAVSLYDKKTGVGVRVSIDPAKLYAYPEIRGWFMKEKPKQAQDVEELEREIEQAGHCICKVQRVQIDKEFLGHGHMGTVSVCSCCGEAYPLEHGSQCLGCQGQAPYTTLDPEA, encoded by the coding sequence ATGAATATTGGCGCGTATACTTTTTCGCAATTCAATGAAATTGCAGAAAAATTTCACGGCTATGCTGCTCCTGGCCTGCTTGTTGGCGGCTATATGGTTGAGCTTGCCAAAGGGCTGCTGCCAGAGGAAACCCTGTTTGAAGCAGTGGTTGAAACCGGTAAATGCCTGCCAGACGCCGTGCAGCTGCTCACACTGTGCAGTACTGGCAACAGGCGATTGCACATTCGCGATCTGGGGCTGTACGCTGTTTCGCTGTACGACAAAAAGACGGGCGTGGGCGTGCGGGTGAGCATAGACCCCGCCAAGCTCTATGCATATCCGGAAATACGCGGCTGGTTCATGAAGGAAAAGCCCAAGCAAGCTCAGGATGTGGAAGAACTTGAGCGCGAGATTGAACAGGCCGGGCATTGTATATGCAAGGTGCAGCGCGTGCAGATTGACAAGGAATTTCTGGGCCATGGCCACATGGGCACGGTGAGCGTGTGCAGCTGCTGCGGCGAGGCCTACCCGTTGGAGCACGGCTCCCAGTGCCTTGGCTGTCAGGGGCAGGCCCCCTACACCACGCTCGACCCGGAGGCCTAG
- the rplK gene encoding 50S ribosomal protein L11, which translates to MAKKEVAKIKLQIPAGAANPSPPVGPALGQHGLNIMGFCKEFNARTMEQKGTIIPVVITVYADRSFTFITKTPPASVLIMKAAKIEKGSGEPNRNKVGSLSMAQIEEIAKLKLPDLNAASIESAVKTIAGTARSMGIDVK; encoded by the coding sequence ATGGCCAAGAAAGAAGTTGCCAAAATCAAACTGCAGATCCCCGCAGGCGCGGCTAACCCCTCGCCGCCGGTGGGTCCCGCTTTGGGTCAGCATGGCCTGAACATCATGGGTTTCTGCAAGGAATTCAATGCCCGCACCATGGAACAGAAGGGCACCATCATTCCTGTGGTTATCACCGTGTATGCTGACCGCTCTTTCACCTTCATCACCAAGACCCCCCCGGCCTCGGTGCTGATCATGAAAGCCGCAAAAATCGAAAAGGGCTCTGGCGAACCCAACCGTAACAAGGTCGGCAGCCTGTCCATGGCGCAGATCGAAGAAATCGCCAAGCTGAAACTGCCCGACCTGAATGCTGCCAGCATTGAATCTGCTGTGAAGACCATTGCTGGTACTGCTCGCAGCATGGGCATTGACGTAAAGTAA
- the rplL gene encoding 50S ribosomal protein L7/L12: protein MAVTKEEVVEFISNMTVLELSEFIKELEEKFGVSAAAPAAAMVMAAPAAAAEAAEEKTEFDVILKEAGANKIGVIKVVRALTSLGLKEAKEKVDGAPATLKEGVSKEEAEDAKKQLTEAGATVEIK from the coding sequence ATGGCCGTTACCAAAGAAGAAGTTGTTGAATTTATCTCCAATATGACCGTTCTCGAACTCTCTGAGTTCATCAAGGAACTGGAAGAAAAGTTCGGTGTGTCCGCTGCCGCTCCTGCCGCCGCCATGGTTATGGCTGCTCCCGCCGCCGCTGCTGAAGCCGCTGAAGAAAAGACCGAATTCGACGTTATCCTGAAGGAAGCTGGCGCCAACAAGATCGGCGTCATCAAGGTTGTGCGCGCTCTGACCAGCCTTGGCCTCAAGGAAGCCAAGGAAAAGGTTGACGGCGCCCCCGCTACCCTGAAGGAAGGCGTGTCCAAGGAAGAAGCCGAAGACGCCAAGAAGCAGCTCACCGAAGCTGGCGCCACCGTCGAAATCAAGTAA
- a CDS encoding glycoside hydrolase family 3 protein, translating into MRLMFSAARVACLAVTLCFVVLGGVTAASAASGPAAGTGATGQNSARNTPSLDMMIGSMLMLGFRGAELPPGDAFLAQVRTGHVGHVILFDRDVTTGGERNIASPRQLRQLTATLRAAAPGPLLIAVDQEGGRVRRLKTQKGFADLPSAQSMGAGQPEKTRAMARQLGKELAALGISVDLAPVADVNSNPANPAIGALERSFSPNPALVAAHALAFGQGLAQQGVIPALKHFPGQGGAQKDSHLGLTDITRSWNAKADLAPYAQAFAQGWPGMVMLGHLFHTGLDANYPATLSRAIVADLLRGRMGWQGVIISDDMQMKAITDHYGLEQAVLLAVNAGVDILLFGNNLYWDENLPRKAFATLKGLVESGRISQQRIMESWLRISNLYTNRATAVRAAADGSAALYPWAR; encoded by the coding sequence ATGCGTTTGATGTTTTCAGCGGCACGCGTGGCGTGCCTTGCGGTGACCTTGTGCTTTGTGGTTTTGGGGGGCGTAACTGCTGCTTCTGCGGCCTCTGGCCCTGCAGCCGGTACCGGCGCGACCGGTCAAAACTCTGCCAGGAATACGCCATCGCTGGACATGATGATTGGTTCCATGCTCATGCTGGGTTTTCGCGGGGCAGAGTTGCCCCCCGGCGATGCCTTTCTTGCGCAGGTGCGTACGGGGCACGTGGGACATGTTATTCTGTTTGACCGCGATGTTACCACTGGTGGGGAGCGTAATATTGCTTCGCCCCGGCAGTTGCGGCAGCTTACGGCCACGCTGCGGGCGGCAGCGCCCGGTCCTCTGCTCATAGCCGTAGATCAGGAGGGCGGCCGTGTGCGGCGGCTCAAAACACAAAAGGGTTTTGCCGATCTGCCCTCTGCCCAGAGCATGGGCGCGGGACAGCCCGAAAAAACCCGCGCCATGGCCCGCCAGCTGGGCAAGGAACTGGCAGCCCTTGGCATTTCGGTAGATCTGGCTCCGGTGGCCGATGTAAACAGCAACCCCGCCAACCCTGCCATCGGCGCGCTTGAACGCAGCTTCAGCCCCAACCCGGCCCTTGTGGCGGCCCACGCCCTTGCTTTTGGACAGGGGTTGGCGCAGCAGGGGGTTATCCCCGCGCTCAAGCACTTTCCCGGTCAGGGCGGTGCGCAGAAAGATTCGCATCTGGGCTTGACAGATATCACCCGCAGCTGGAACGCCAAGGCAGACCTTGCGCCCTATGCGCAGGCTTTTGCTCAGGGCTGGCCGGGCATGGTCATGCTGGGGCATCTGTTCCATACCGGGCTTGACGCCAATTATCCGGCCACGCTCTCCCGCGCGATTGTTGCCGATCTGCTGCGCGGGCGCATGGGCTGGCAAGGCGTGATCATCAGCGACGACATGCAGATGAAGGCCATAACAGACCACTATGGCCTTGAGCAGGCAGTGCTGCTGGCAGTTAACGCGGGGGTGGACATTTTGCTGTTTGGCAATAACTTGTATTGGGACGAGAACCTGCCGCGCAAAGCCTTTGCTACCCTCAAGGGGCTTGTGGAAAGCGGGCGAATTTCGCAGCAGCGCATTATGGAATCCTGGCTGCGCATCTCAAATCTGTATACAAACCGCGCCACTGCCGTCAGGGCAGCAGCCGACGGTTCGGCAGCGCTTTATCCCTGGGCCAGATAA
- the rplA gene encoding 50S ribosomal protein L1: MPKHGKNFRKVLEGSNLQERLSIEDAVSKSLGASFAKFDETVDVAVRLGVDPKYSDQMVRGAVTLPNGLGKTVRVAVFCKGEKQAEAREAGADVVGAEDLVAKVKEGWLEFDAAVATPDVMALVGQIGRVLGPRGLMPNAKTGSVTFDVTKAVTELKAGRVDFKVDKAGVLHAPLGKVSFGPEKILGNLKALLDAVNRLKPSAAKGAYMLSMAVSTTMGPGFKVDMTQVKKFLEG; the protein is encoded by the coding sequence ATGCCCAAACATGGCAAGAATTTCCGCAAGGTTCTTGAAGGTAGCAATCTCCAGGAACGTCTCAGCATTGAAGACGCCGTCAGCAAATCGCTTGGCGCATCCTTTGCCAAATTTGATGAAACCGTCGACGTGGCTGTTCGCCTTGGCGTTGACCCCAAATATTCTGATCAGATGGTTCGCGGCGCTGTGACCCTGCCCAATGGGCTTGGCAAGACCGTTCGCGTGGCCGTTTTCTGTAAGGGTGAGAAGCAGGCTGAAGCCCGTGAAGCCGGTGCCGACGTTGTGGGCGCTGAAGATCTGGTGGCAAAGGTCAAGGAAGGCTGGCTGGAATTTGACGCCGCCGTCGCCACCCCCGACGTCATGGCCCTTGTTGGTCAGATTGGTCGCGTGCTTGGCCCCCGTGGTCTTATGCCCAACGCCAAGACCGGCTCGGTTACCTTTGATGTGACCAAGGCCGTTACCGAACTCAAGGCTGGCCGCGTGGACTTCAAGGTTGACAAGGCTGGCGTGCTGCACGCTCCCCTTGGCAAGGTTTCCTTTGGTCCCGAAAAGATCCTGGGCAACCTCAAGGCCCTGCTTGACGCCGTCAACCGCCTTAAGCCTTCTGCCGCCAAGGGCGCTTACATGCTCTCCATGGCAGTGTCCACCACCATGGGCCCCGGCTTCAAGGTTGACATGACTCAGGTTAAAAAATTTCTTGAGGGCTAA
- a CDS encoding cytochrome ubiquinol oxidase subunit I: MNFPILHIPVVGDGMTIALNAVLHVCISHGLAIGLMGMVVLFQTLTWKGKGQFWADIARKVLGPLVVITTSIGAVTGVGIWVLTGSLAPEGIGALIHLFFWPWFIEWFAFTAEVILLLYYYYNWEKLITTRPGKLAAIGWAYVATSFVSAVLITGILGFMLTPQGWPWARSFTEAYFNPTFAPQCFLRVGGGFAMGTLMMMGWIAWRFTGTPLERGRALRACGIALLLSVAVTAAASYVYFSRVPSTYLTHWKFAVATSYLSQMPDFLPAANVGAVLVLVLAALAAMARPPVLSRLLCIPALLLSICFVMEFERVREFVRGPYLMPGYMHASQITLVESEAMIAENQPLLPRLRWVNTSDKLPPATQAARALFAANCGVCHAESGINGIDQRLAGRSADGINAMLGITQRLAPYMTPFVGSEQERTLLTEYLFQLSSNYSRRNQQATREK; this comes from the coding sequence ATGAACTTTCCTATTCTGCACATACCGGTGGTGGGTGATGGCATGACCATTGCTCTCAATGCCGTACTGCATGTCTGTATCAGCCACGGGCTGGCTATTGGCCTCATGGGCATGGTGGTGCTGTTTCAGACACTGACATGGAAGGGCAAGGGACAATTTTGGGCCGATATTGCCCGCAAGGTGCTGGGGCCGCTGGTGGTTATTACCACCTCCATTGGCGCAGTAACCGGCGTTGGCATCTGGGTTCTGACCGGCAGCCTTGCACCCGAGGGCATCGGCGCGCTGATCCACCTGTTTTTCTGGCCCTGGTTTATCGAATGGTTTGCCTTCACCGCTGAAGTAATTCTGCTGCTCTACTATTATTATAACTGGGAAAAGCTGATCACCACCAGACCCGGCAAGCTGGCGGCCATCGGCTGGGCTTACGTGGCCACATCGTTTGTTTCGGCTGTGCTCATCACCGGTATTCTGGGTTTCATGCTTACGCCGCAGGGTTGGCCCTGGGCCCGCAGTTTTACCGAGGCCTATTTCAACCCCACTTTTGCGCCCCAGTGCTTTTTGCGCGTAGGTGGTGGATTTGCCATGGGCACGCTGATGATGATGGGCTGGATTGCCTGGCGCTTCACCGGCACCCCGCTGGAGCGTGGCCGGGCCTTGCGGGCATGCGGCATTGCGCTGCTGCTTTCAGTGGCCGTAACGGCTGCCGCCAGTTATGTGTATTTTTCGCGCGTTCCGTCCACCTACCTTACCCACTGGAAGTTTGCGGTCGCCACATCATACCTTTCGCAAATGCCCGACTTTCTGCCTGCCGCTAATGTGGGGGCAGTGCTGGTGCTGGTGCTGGCCGCACTGGCCGCCATGGCACGTCCCCCGGTGCTGAGCCGTCTGCTGTGCATACCGGCGCTACTGCTAAGCATCTGCTTTGTTATGGAATTTGAACGCGTGCGCGAGTTTGTTCGCGGGCCGTACCTCATGCCGGGCTATATGCACGCCAGTCAGATAACCCTGGTGGAAAGCGAGGCCATGATCGCCGAAAACCAGCCCCTGCTGCCCAGATTGCGCTGGGTCAACACCAGCGACAAGCTGCCCCCGGCAACACAGGCCGCCAGGGCGCTGTTTGCGGCCAACTGCGGCGTGTGCCATGCGGAAAGTGGCATCAACGGCATAGATCAGCGCCTTGCCGGGCGTTCTGCGGACGGCATCAACGCCATGCTGGGCATTACACAACGGCTTGCACCGTATATGACCCCCTTTGTAGGCTCGGAACAGGAACGCACCCTGCTGACAGAGTATCTGTTCCAGCTTTCTTCCAACTATTCACGCCGCAATCAGCAGGCAACGAGGGAGAAGTAG
- a CDS encoding cysteine hydrolase family protein, which produces MQALVIIDIQNDYFPGGKMELVGSNAAAENAALLLAAFRKAQKPVFHVQHISLAPTATFFLPDTPGALFHPLVCPQEGETVVQKHYPNSFRDTPLLDLLKVRGINSIALAGMMTHMCVDTTTRAAFDLGFTCHLAHDACATRDLAHDGKTVDASHVQTAYMAALGQVFAKVLSTQEMCANLA; this is translated from the coding sequence ATGCAAGCTCTGGTCATCATAGATATTCAGAACGATTACTTTCCCGGTGGCAAGATGGAACTTGTGGGCAGCAATGCCGCAGCAGAAAATGCAGCACTGCTGCTTGCCGCTTTCCGCAAGGCGCAGAAACCTGTCTTTCATGTGCAGCACATTTCACTAGCCCCCACGGCCACATTTTTTCTGCCCGATACGCCGGGCGCGCTGTTCCACCCTCTGGTCTGCCCGCAGGAAGGCGAAACGGTTGTGCAAAAGCACTACCCCAACTCATTCCGCGACACTCCCCTGCTGGACCTGCTGAAGGTGCGAGGCATCAACAGCATCGCCCTTGCAGGCATGATGACCCACATGTGTGTGGATACCACAACTCGCGCCGCCTTTGACCTTGGTTTTACCTGTCATCTGGCGCACGATGCCTGTGCCACCCGCGACCTGGCGCACGATGGCAAAACAGTGGATGCCTCTCACGTGCAAACCGCCTATATGGCGGCTCTTGGACAGGTTTTTGCCAAGGTTTTGAGCACGCAGGAAATGTGCGCCAACCTCGCCTGA
- a CDS encoding c-type cytochrome has product MQQWTDLFLNMPLPENWMKGLLFITFGLHLLFVLLMLGTAILSLLFFLRDLLRQPSPSQHWNEHVAHSHMGLKSLAVVLGVAPLLIMQVSHSQAFFTVTVLFSYSWLAIIPLLITAFLLFDAFAHKLGSTTWLALVCGIVGVAALLTVPAIFTGALALMERPASWADFAAHGVSLDTDWMPHWVLRYLHIVGAALAFGAAFHLFYSAKNDAPKAVLLRKWLIGALAVQAIIGFALLATILPQMSSPVLTLISLGALALGSALWILRPDSTAAAYRLLALLPLIFVTMLLARQLLQNEAMAPAQAEATAWRAQKAAELAPFSQKALDAFAVKLRTVYDNGDTIYDGACEPCHGLDGRGVGSESHRLRIPATDLAALRIDRDYAYEMIRDGTPGTGMPYFRMFDREKIDALLDTLDRRFSMFAATPPPPRDISPDSLEVWIAACAKCHAANGSVTASGKAMQPPPPDFRRSSVTHERALKIITEGYPGTGMPAYRNQPEKIREDLAIISNSFRAAHNKN; this is encoded by the coding sequence ATGCAGCAATGGACTGACCTTTTCCTCAATATGCCCCTGCCAGAAAACTGGATGAAGGGCCTGCTGTTCATCACCTTTGGCCTGCACCTGCTCTTTGTGCTGCTCATGCTTGGTACGGCCATCCTGAGTCTGCTGTTCTTTTTGCGTGATCTTTTGCGGCAGCCCTCGCCCTCGCAACACTGGAACGAGCATGTGGCGCATTCGCACATGGGCCTCAAAAGTCTGGCAGTGGTGCTGGGCGTGGCCCCCCTGCTGATCATGCAGGTGAGCCATTCACAGGCGTTTTTTACGGTCACCGTGCTTTTTTCGTACTCATGGCTGGCCATTATCCCGCTGCTCATAACGGCTTTTCTGCTGTTTGACGCCTTTGCCCACAAGCTTGGCTCCACCACGTGGCTGGCCCTGGTCTGCGGGATTGTGGGCGTGGCGGCCCTGCTCACGGTGCCAGCCATCTTTACCGGGGCGCTTGCCCTCATGGAACGTCCCGCAAGCTGGGCCGACTTTGCCGCCCATGGTGTAAGCCTAGATACAGACTGGATGCCGCACTGGGTGCTGCGCTATCTGCATATCGTGGGCGCGGCTCTGGCCTTTGGCGCGGCCTTTCACCTGTTTTATTCTGCCAAAAATGATGCGCCCAAGGCAGTATTGCTGCGCAAGTGGCTTATTGGTGCTCTGGCAGTTCAGGCGATCATCGGTTTTGCACTGCTGGCAACCATTTTGCCGCAAATGTCATCACCTGTACTCACGCTTATCAGCCTTGGCGCTCTGGCCCTTGGTTCTGCCCTGTGGATACTGCGCCCCGATTCAACTGCGGCAGCTTACCGCCTGCTGGCACTGCTGCCCCTTATTTTTGTAACCATGCTGCTGGCCCGCCAGCTGCTGCAAAACGAGGCCATGGCCCCGGCACAGGCCGAGGCAACAGCCTGGCGCGCACAAAAAGCGGCAGAGCTGGCTCCCTTCAGCCAAAAAGCGCTCGATGCCTTTGCCGTCAAGCTGCGCACGGTCTACGACAACGGCGACACCATCTATGACGGCGCGTGCGAACCCTGCCACGGTCTGGACGGACGCGGCGTAGGATCGGAATCGCACCGTCTGCGCATCCCCGCCACGGATCTGGCCGCCCTGCGCATCGACCGCGACTATGCTTACGAGATGATCCGCGATGGCACGCCGGGCACAGGCATGCCGTATTTTCGCATGTTTGACCGTGAAAAGATTGATGCCCTGCTAGATACCCTTGACCGTCGCTTTTCCATGTTTGCGGCCACACCGCCGCCCCCGCGCGACATCAGCCCCGACTCGCTGGAGGTGTGGATAGCCGCCTGCGCCAAGTGCCATGCGGCAAACGGCAGCGTTACCGCCAGTGGCAAGGCAATGCAGCCGCCGCCGCCCGATTTCAGGCGCAGCAGCGTGACCCACGAACGCGCGCTCAAAATAATTACCGAGGGTTACCCAGGCACGGGCATGCCGGCGTACCGCAATCAGCCTGAAAAAATACGCGAAGATCTGGCCATAATCAGCAACAGTTTTCGCGCTGCCCACAACAAGAACTGA